From a single Pseudophryne corroboree isolate aPseCor3 chromosome 6, aPseCor3.hap2, whole genome shotgun sequence genomic region:
- the LOC134934037 gene encoding olfactory receptor 11A1-like has protein sequence MCEDNQTAVTVFTLLGFKGLYSYKVIVFILFLFSYYVVLNGNLIIIVLVSISERLKIPMFIFLKQLAVADILKTTTIIPMMLDIILSNTKEVSVAGCLLQVYFFDIFELVQCIIIAIMSYDRYLAICNPMRYNDIMSPDVCRKMIAASWLLVFIASGEIILACQLQFCGLNYIDHFFCDFGPLVELATSDTSLLLLVDFILSVVFIFIPFSVIIITYFIIFCAIQKICLNSGRKKAFSTCSSHLATVCLYYGTLMIVYMGSSDDSSHSKNKFYSLLYIVVTPMMNPIIYSLRNREIRKTLQKVLNIRT, from the coding sequence atgtgtgaggacaacCAGACTGCAGTCACAGTGTTTACACTTCTTGGATTTAAAGGTCTATATTCATACAAAGTTATAGTCTTCATCCTGTTCCTCTTCTCATATTATGTGGTGCTCAATGGGAACCTAATCATCATTGTTTTGGTGTCGATAAGTGAACGCCTCAAAATTCCAATGTTCATCTTCCTTAAACAACTAGCAGTCGCTGATATCTTAAAAACCACAACCATTATACCAATGATGTTAGATATCATATTAAGCAATACAAAAGAAGTCTCTGTTGCCGGTTGCCTCCTACAGGTTTACTTTTTTGATATTTTTGAATTAGTGCAGTGTATTATTATTGCTATAATGTCTTATGATAGATATTTGGCCATTTGCAATCCGATGCGTTACAATGACATAATGTCACCCGATGTTTGCAGGAAAATGATTGCTGCTTCTTGGTTATTGGTCTTTATTGCATCAGGTGAAATAATTTTGGCTTGCCAGTTACAATTCTGTGGTCTAAACTACATTGACCATTTCTTTTGTGATTTTGGCCCGCTTGTAGAATTAGCCACATCAGACACTTCATTGTTGTTACTGGTTGATTTTATCTTGTCTGTTGTTTTTATCTTTATTCCTTTTTCAGTAATTATCATAACCTATTTTATCATTTTCTGTGCCATACAAAAAATATGTCTCAACAGTGGAAGGAAAAAAGCCTTCTCCACGTGCAGCTCCCACCTTGCTACTGTATGCTTATATTATGGAACCCTGATGATAGTTTACATGGGGTCATCGGATGACAGCTCACATAGCAAAAATAAGTTCTATTCTCTATTATATATAGTGGTGACTCCCATGATGAATCCCATTATCTACAGCCTCAGAAACCGCGAGATTAGGAAGACTCTGCAAAAAGTTTTAAATATTCGAacataa